A genomic window from Gossypium hirsutum isolate 1008001.06 chromosome D12, Gossypium_hirsutum_v2.1, whole genome shotgun sequence includes:
- the LOC107935737 gene encoding WAT1-related protein At3g02690, chloroplastic yields MRGCTCFSFPSSPPIFSFYSNSNNRFSSSSSLLFSSASHNCSVKLSPLLFAKSTRFRTNCKAKDPEVVDCVGTGLDVECLVSQNEKQDLEIEDVEKAESNILLEWAVLVSPFFFWGTAMVAMKEVLPKAGPFFVASFRLIPAGLLLVAFANSKGKPLPSGLTAWLSIALFALVDAACFQGFLAQGLQRTSAGLGSVIIDSQPLTVAVLASFLFNESIGLVGASGLVLGVVGLLLLEVPALSLDDSNFSLWGSGEWWMLLAAQSMAVGTVMVRWVSKYSDPIMATGWHMIIGGLPLLGISILNHDPVFSGSFQELSASDLLALFYTSIFGSAISYGVFFYSATKGSLTKLSSLTFLTPMFASIFGFLYFGETFSPLQLVGAIVTIVAIYMVNFRGKPS; encoded by the exons ATGAGGGGCTGCACCTGCTTCTCCTTTCCTTCATCCCCTCCAATTTTCTCCTTTTACAGTAATAGCAATAAtcgtttctcttcttcttcttcactgtTATTTTCATCAGCCTCTCACAACTGCTCTGTGAAACTGTCCCCTCTCCTCTTCGCCAAGTCCACGCGCTTCAGAACAAATTGCAAAGCCAAAGATCCCGAAGTTGTGGACTGCGTAGGGACGGGCCTGGACGTGGAGTGCCTCGTCTCTCAAAACGAGAAACAAGATTTGGAAATAGAAGATGTTGAAAAGGCGGAAAGCAACATTTTGTTGGAGTGGGCAGTGCTCGTTTCTCCATTCTTCTTCTGGGGCACGGCAATGGTGGCAATGAAGGAGGTTTTGCCCAAGGCAGGGCCTTTCTTTGTGGCTTCCTTTCGTTTGATTCCGGCGGGGTTGTTATTGGTGGCGTTTGCCAACTCCAAGGGCAAGCCTTTGCCCTCTGGACTCACTGCTTGGCTTTCCATTGCGCTCTTCGCTCTTGTCGACGCCGCCTGTTTCCAg GGTTTTCTTGCTCAAGGGTTACAGAGGACATCTGCAGGTTTGGGCAGT GTGATAATTGACTCTCAGCCATTGACAGTGGCTGTTCTTGCTTCCTTTTTATTCAATGAGTCCATTGGTTTAGTTGGAGCTTCTGGGCTAGTTCTTGGTGTCGTTGGCCTTCTTCTTCTCGAG GTCCCTGCACTTTCTTTAGATGATAGTAATTTTTCACTATGGGGAAGTGGAGAGTGGTGGATGCTCCTTGCTGCTCAGAGCATGGCAGTTGGAACAGTAATGGTCCGCTGGGTTTCCAAATACTCTGACCCTATCATGGCAACCGGATGG CATATGATAATTGGTGGTCTTCCACTTCTTGGAATTTCTATTCTCAACCATGATCCTGTTTTTAGTGGGAGTTTTCAGGAGCTTTCTGCCAGTGATTTGTTGGCACTCTTTTATACATCAATCTTTGGAAGTGCCATAAGCTATGGTGTATTCTTCTACAGTGCAACAAAAG GTAGCTTGACGAAGCTCAGCTCCCTCACCTTCTTGACGCCTATGTTCGCTTCAATTTTTGG GTTTTTGTACTTTGGCGAGACCTTCTCACCCTTGCAACTGGTTGGTGCCATTGTCACCATAGTTGCCATATACATGGTTAACTTTCGAGGCAAACCTTCATAG